The following nucleotide sequence is from Nitratidesulfovibrio termitidis HI1.
CCTTGAAGCCAACAACTTCGAGGTGTCCATGGCCGAAAACCTGGCCGACGCGGCCCGCATCTTTCTGCAAGACATCCTGCCCGCATCGGGCGCGAAGTCCGTGTCCTTCGGCGGCTCCATGAGCGTGGGCAAGAGCGGGGTGCCCGAGGCCCTGCGCTCCATGGATTCCATCGAACTGCTGGACACCATGAACTACAAGCTGCCCGCGGCGGAAATGTACGAACTGCGCCGTCAGGCCCTGCTGGTGGACCTGTTCCTGTCCAGCACCAACGCCCTTACCGTGGACGGCAAGCTGGTGAACCTGGACATGATCGGCAACCGGGTGGGCGGCATCAACTTCGGCCCCAGGAAGGTTGTGCTGTTCGTGGGCCGCAACAAGGTGGTGGACAGCGTGGAAGACGGCATGCGCCGCATCAAGGAATTCTCCGCGCCCACCAACGCCATCCGCCTTGCCAAGAAGACCCCGTGCACCAAGGTGGCGGAGTGCATGGATTGCAAGAGCCCCGATCGTATCTGTAACGTCTGGACCATCACGGAAAAGGCCTTCCCGGCCAAGCGCATTCATGTCGTCCTGATCAACGAGGACACCGGGCTGTAGCCAATCCCCGGATTGTGCATTCAAGGGGGCGGAAAAACACGCCGCCCCCATTCCCTTGCGCGTCTGTTTCCGGCATGTTGGGGCGACTCACCTCGTCGGATGACCCGGAGCGGCGCAGCCATCGGCAACGGCAGCGCGATGCGCCCCAGGCAGGGCCGACACGGGCCGGACCGGGGCGCGCGGCGTCCCCGGCAGCTGGCGGCCCGCGCACCGCACGCCGCACGCAGGGGGACGGATGTTCCTGAACGAACACCAGAGCAAGAAGCTGTTCGCCGCGGCGGGGATTGCCGTCCCCGCCGGGGATTGTCTGGGGCCGGAAGACGTGGACGCGTATGCGCCGCCGTTTCCCGGCCCCTGGTACGTCAAGGCCCAGGTGCTTACCGGCGGGCGCGGCAAGGCGGGCGGCGTGCTGCGGGCCGACACCTCCGATGCGTTGCGCGCCACCGCGCGGACCATCCTGGGCATGACCATCAAGGGCCACGCCGTGCCCTTCGTGCGGGTGGAACCGGCCACGGACATCCGCAAGGAATGCTACCTGTCGTTCATGCTTTCGCGCCAGCGGCGCGAGATGCTGCTGACCACCAGCCACCGGGGCGGCATGGAGGTGGAGGCCACGGCGGATGCCCGCAAGCCGCTGGTGCAGCGGGTACCGCTGGACGCGGGCCTGCGCGAACACCATCTGCGGGCTGCGTTCTTCGAACTGGGGGCGGACCCGGCAGGCTGGGCAGGCTTTCGCGAGTTGGCCGAGCGCCTTTTCCGCGCCGTGCGCGACGACGGCCTGCTACTGGCGGAAATCAACCCGCTGGTGTTCACCGGGGCCGGGCAGTGGGTGGCCCTGGACGGCAAGGTGGAACTGGATGACAACGTGGTGGACCTGCGGCCAGACTTGCAGGGCTACTACACGCCGGAGCATCAGGGCGCGGAGGAAAACGCCGCGCGTGATGCCGGGCTGAGCTACGTGGGCCTTTCCGGCTGGGTGGGCCTGCTGGTCAATGGCGCGGGCCTTGCCATGGCCACCATGGACCTGCTGAACTTTTCCGGCCTGCCCGCCGCCAACTTCATGGACCTTGGCGGCGCGGCGGATGGCGCGCGCATGCGCCGGGCGCTGGATCTGCTGTTTGCCAATCCGCAGGTGCGGGCGGTGTTCATCAACCTGTTCGGGGGCATCGTTTCCTGCGCCGGGGTGGCCCGCGCGCTGATGGAGGCGCTGGGTACGGAACGCGCCGCCCAGCCTGTGGTGGTGCGCATGGCCGGGCAC
It contains:
- a CDS encoding lactate utilization protein, with the protein product MSKTATPPANPVDTFWTIRLATTKEALEANNFEVSMAENLADAARIFLQDILPASGAKSVSFGGSMSVGKSGVPEALRSMDSIELLDTMNYKLPAAEMYELRRQALLVDLFLSSTNALTVDGKLVNLDMIGNRVGGINFGPRKVVLFVGRNKVVDSVEDGMRRIKEFSAPTNAIRLAKKTPCTKVAECMDCKSPDRICNVWTITEKAFPAKRIHVVLINEDTGL